One region of Populus trichocarpa isolate Nisqually-1 chromosome 4, P.trichocarpa_v4.1, whole genome shotgun sequence genomic DNA includes:
- the LOC112323211 gene encoding 6-phosphogluconate dehydrogenase, decarboxylating 2 — translation MAAPTKPTRIGLAGLAVMGQNLALNIAEKGFPISVYNRSTSKVDETVERAKKEGDLPLYGFHDPESFVKSIQKPRVIIMLVKAGSPVDQTIKTLSAYLEKGDCIIDGGNEWYENTERREKAMAELGLLYLGMGVSGGEEGARNGPSMMPGGSFEAFKYIEDILLKVAAQVPDSGPCVTYIGKGGSGNFVKMVHNGIEYGDMQLIAEAYDVLKSVGKLSNEELRSVFAEWNKGELLSFLIEITADIFGIKDDKGEGYLVDKVLDKTGMKGTGKWTVQQAADLSVAAPTIASSLDARFLSGLKEERVEAAKVFKAGGFGDILTGQVVDKKQLIDDVRQALYASKICSYAQGMNLIRAKSIEKGWDLKLGELARIWKGGCIIRAVFLDWIKKAYDRNPDLANLLVDPEFAKEIIERQSAWRRVVCVAISSGISTPGMSSSLAYFDTYRRGRLPANLVQAQRDYFGAHTYERVDVEGSFHTEWFKIARQLKN, via the coding sequence ATGGCTGCTCCCACAAAGCCAACAAGAATAGGCCTCGCTGGTCTGGCTGTCATGGGCCAGAATCTGGCCCTTAATATTGCAGAGAAAGGCTTCCCCATTTCGGTTTATAATCGGTCTACCTCCAAAGTTGATGAGACTGTTGAGAGGGCTAAAAAAGAGGGAGATCTTCCCTTATATGGCTTCCATGATCCTGAATCTTTTGTGAAGTCAATCCAAAAGCCTCGAGTGATAATTATGCTTGTCAAGGCAGGGTCACCTGTTGATCAAACCATAAAGACTCTTTCTGCCTACTTGGAGAAGGGAGATTGTATCATTGATGGTGGAAATGAGTGGTATGAGAACACTGAGAGGAGAGAAAAGGCTATGGCTGAATTGGGCTTGCTCTACCTTGGAATGGGAGTTTCAGGTGGTGAAGAGGGTGCACGTAATGGACCTTCAATGATGCCTGGAGGTTCCTTCGAGGCTTTCAAGTACATCGAAGACATTCTTCTTAAAGTGGCAGCTCAAGTTCCTGATAGTGGCCCTTGCGTGACTTACATCGGCAAAGGCGGTTCTGGTAATTTTGTCAAGATGGTTCATAATGGAATTGAATACGGGGATATGCAGTTGATTGCTGAAGCTTATGATGTACTAAAATCAGTTGGAAAGTTGTCAAATGAAGAACTCCGTAGTGTTTTTGCAGAATGGAACAAGGGTGAGCTTCTTAGCTTCTTGATTGAAATCACCGCAGATATATTTGGAATTAAAGATGATAAGGGGGAAGGATATCTGGTTGACAAGGTTTTGGACAAAACCGGCATGAAGGGTACAGGTAAATGGACTGTGCAGCAAGCTGCTGATCTATCAGTAGCAGCTCCTACAATTGCATCTTCTTTGGATGCAAGGTTCCTCAGTGGTTTGAAGGAGGAACGCGTTGAAGCTGCTAAAGTCTTCAAAGCAGGTGGTTTTGGGGATATTTTAACTGGCCAAGTGGTGGATAAGAAGCAGTTGATTGATGATGTCAGACAAGCTCTTTATGCATCCAAGATTTGTAGTTATGCACAGGGGATGAATCTGATCCGTGCAAAGAGTATTGAGAAGGGATGGGACTTGAAATTGGGAGAACTGGCTAGGATTTGGAAGGGTGGTTGTATTATCCGAGCTGTATTTCTGGACTGGATCAAGAAGGCATACGATAGGAATCCTGATCTTGCTAACCTTCTAGTGGATCCAGAGTTCGCAAAGGAAATTATTGAGCGCCAGTCTGCGTGGCGCAGGGTTGTGTGTGTTGCAATCAGCTCCGGTATTAGCACTCCTGGTATGTCATCCAGCCTCGCTTATTTTGACACCTACCGGAGGGGAAGGTTGCCTGCTAATTTGGTCCAAGCTCAAAGAGATTATTTTGGTGCTCATACATACGAAAGGGTTGATGTGGAAGGATCTTTCCATACTGAATGGTTCAAGATTGCCAGGCAGTTGAAGAATTAA
- the LOC7468393 gene encoding protein SOB FIVE-LIKE 3, with product MDSSKHILGSEGCSSSESGWTMYLTSPMQEDDDDQCSYDVNDYNAHDVSKNYRSAADGDSDDSMASDASSGPHHQNTHENGHGVVHFKFSKGGLFNLLSSMAKPEKKDKKSDKNSAKKSRKLDAHRKHK from the coding sequence ATGGATTCATCCAAACATATTTTAGGCTCTGAAGGGTGCAGCAGCAGCGAATCTGGGTGGACAATGTACCTCACCTCTCCCATgcaagaagatgatgatgatcaaTGCAGTTATGATGTTAATGACTACAATGCTCACGATGTGAGTAAAAATTATCGCTCTGCTGCTGATGGAGACAGTGATGACTCCATGGCTTCTGATGCTTCCTCTGGTCCCCATCATCAAAACACCCATGAGAATGGTCATGGGGTAGTACATTTTAAGTTCAGCAAGGGTGGTCTTTTCAACCTCCTTTCCTCCATGGCCAAACCagagaaaaaagacaagaaGAGTGATAAGAACAGTGCCAAAAAGAGCCGGAAACTTGATGCTCACAGAAAACACAAGTAG
- the LOC7468394 gene encoding 6-phosphogluconate dehydrogenase, decarboxylating 2 produces MAAPPKPTRIGLAGLAVMGQNLALNIAEKGFPVSVYNRSTSKVDETVERAKKEGDLPLYGFHDPESFVKSIQKPRVIIMLVKAGSPVDQTIKTLSAYLEKGDCIIDGGNEWYENTERREKAMAELGLLYLGMGVSGGEEGARNGISLTPGGSFEAFKSIEDILLKVAAQVPDSGPCVTYIGKGGSGNFVKMVHNGIEYGDMQLIAEAYDVLKSVGKLSNEELRSVFAEWNKGELLSFLIEITADIFGIKDDKGEGYLVDKVLDKTGMKGTGKWTVQQAADLSVAAPTIASSLDARFLSGLKEERVEAAKVFKAGGFWDILTGQVVDKKQLIDDVRQALYASKICSYAQGMNLIRAKSIQKGWDLKLRELARIWKGGCIIQSVFLGRIKKAYDRNPDLASLLVDPEFAKEIIERQSAWRRVVCLAISSGISTPGMSSSLAYFDTYRRGRLPANLVQAQRDYFGAHTYERVDVEGSFHTEWFKIARQCKN; encoded by the coding sequence ATGGCCGCACCCCCAAAACCAACAAGAATAGGCCTCGCTGGTCTGGCTGTCATGGGCCAGAACCTGGCCCTTAATATTGCGGAGAAAGGCTTCCCCGTTTCTGTTTATAATCGGTCCACCTCAAAAGTTGATGAGACTGTTGAGAGGGCTAAAAAAGAGGGAGATCTTCCCTTATATGGCTTCCATGATCCTGAATCTTTTGTGAAGTCAATCCAAAAGCCTCGAGTGATAATTATGCTTGTCAAGGCAGGGTCACCTGTTGATCAAACCATAAAGACTCTTTCTGCCTACTTGGAGAAGGGAGATTGTATCATTGATGGTGGAAATGAGTGGTATGAGAACACTGAGAGGAGAGAAAAGGCTATGGCTGAATTGGGCTTGCTCTACCTTGGAATGGGAGTTTCAGGTGGTGAAGAGGGTGCACGTAATGGAATTTCATTGACGCCTGGAGGTTCCTTCGAGGCTTTCAAGTCCATCGAAGACATTCTTCTTAAAGTGGCAGCCCAAGTTCCTGATAGTGGCCCTTGCGTGACTTACATCGGCAAAGGCGGTTCTGGTAATTTTGTCAAGATGGTTCATAATGGAATTGAATACGGCGATATGCAGTTGATTGCTGAAGCTTATGATGTACTAAAATCAGTTGGAAAGTTGTCAAATGAAGAACTCCGTAGTGTTTTTGCAGAATGGAACAAGGGTGAGCTTCTTAGCTTCTTGATTGAAATCACCGCAGATATATTTGGAATTAAAGATGATAAGGGGGAAGGATATCTGGTTGACAAGGTTTTGGACAAAACCGGCATGAAGGGTACAGGTAAATGGACTGTGCAGCAAGCTGCTGATCTATCAGTAGCAGCTCCTACAATTGCATCTTCATTGGATGCAAGGTTCCTCAGTGGTTTGAAGGAGGAACGCGTTGAGGCTGCTAAAGTCTTCAAAGCAGGTGGTTTTTGGGATATTTTAACTGGTCAAGTGGTGGATAAGAAGCAGTTGATTGATGATGTCAGACAAGCTCTTTATGCATCCAAGATTTGTAGTTATGCACAGGGGATGAATCTGATCCGTGCAAAGAGTATTCAGAAGGGATGGGACTTAAAATTGAGAGAACTAGCTAGGATTTGGAAGGGTGGTTGTATTATCCAATCTGTATTTCTGGGCAGAATCAAGAAGGCATACGATAGGAATCCTGATCTTGCTAGCCTTCTAGTGGATCCAGAGTTTGCAAAGGAAATTATTGAGCGCCAGTCTGCGTGGCGCAGGGTTGTGTGTCTTGCAATCAGCTCCGGTATTAGCACTCCTGGTATGTCATCCAGCCTCGCTTATTTTGACACCTACCGGAGGGGAAGGTTGCCTGCTAATTTGGTCCAAGCTCAAAGAGATTATTTTGGTGCTCATACATATGAAAGGGTTGATGTGGAAGGATCTTTCCATACTGAATGGTTCAAGATTGCTAGGCAGTGTAAGAATTAA